One genomic region from Thermoleptolyngbya sichuanensis A183 encodes:
- a CDS encoding NIL domain-containing protein, translating into MTVPTTSIAHFDGDSLADGGDRPTQTRIRVRIPKQYHEEPVISRLVSKHGLTVNILAALLGANARDDGWFDLELRGPAQNIQSALIDLNDLDLEIWQGGDRPDGW; encoded by the coding sequence ATGACTGTACCCACGACCTCGATCGCCCATTTTGATGGGGATAGCCTTGCCGACGGAGGCGATCGCCCCACCCAGACCCGCATCCGCGTCCGCATTCCCAAGCAATATCACGAAGAACCCGTCATTTCCCGGCTAGTTTCCAAGCACGGGCTGACGGTGAATATTTTGGCGGCGCTGCTGGGGGCAAATGCCCGCGATGACGGCTGGTTTGACCTAGAGCTGCGCGGCCCCGCCCAGAACATTCAAAGCGCCCTGATCGACCTGAACGATCTAGATTTGGAAATCTGGCAGGGGGGCGATCGCCCTGACGGTTGGTGA
- a CDS encoding NF041680 family putative transposase: MIFNELQQFRQTLYASLGNARDALFDLMDAVLVSACIVSFVRLSQSPVFRRQWSSTYEALRDSRLPRSKVLKLLVQQIPTQQQPLLAGDASRWNRPAARRLKDRTLSGRTGHAPIAGQNYSTLAWIAEDRGSWALPLRHERITSFETPASKAAFQLKQVTRQLAVRPLAIYDRGYGNASFVNQTAGIEADLLLRVTSNRCVYGAPPAYRGRGAPAKHGHKMKLNDPDTWSVPVETVEVDDPNWGRVRVSRWSAYHFRKSPKRAMEVLRVEVLETQSSTRRLAPLWLVWLGEQMPPLETLWLHYLRRFAIEHWYRFAKQRLYWTHPQFSSVSATEQWSSLMPLLSWQLWLARKDCTDHPLPWQAPQETLTPGRVAQAFAGILAVIGTPAPAPKPRGKSPGRGKGHKPTPRPCYPMVKKRASKRKTSEQSLNSPVATAA, from the coding sequence ATGATTTTCAACGAACTTCAGCAATTTCGCCAAACGTTGTATGCCAGCTTGGGAAACGCCAGAGATGCCCTGTTTGATCTGATGGATGCCGTGTTAGTGAGTGCGTGCATCGTGTCGTTTGTGAGGCTATCGCAGAGTCCTGTCTTTCGTCGCCAGTGGTCGAGCACCTATGAAGCGTTGCGCGATAGCCGCCTACCCCGATCAAAGGTGCTGAAGCTGTTGGTGCAGCAGATACCGACTCAGCAGCAACCGTTGTTGGCAGGTGATGCGAGTCGGTGGAACCGTCCTGCTGCCAGGCGTTTGAAAGACCGCACCTTATCAGGCAGAACAGGACATGCCCCGATAGCCGGACAAAACTACAGTACCTTAGCCTGGATTGCTGAAGACAGGGGCAGTTGGGCATTACCATTGCGGCATGAGCGCATCACCAGCTTTGAAACACCCGCCAGTAAAGCGGCATTCCAACTCAAACAAGTGACTCGGCAGTTAGCGGTGCGTCCGTTGGCGATCTACGACCGAGGGTACGGCAATGCCAGTTTTGTCAACCAAACGGCAGGGATTGAGGCAGACTTGCTGCTGCGGGTTACATCCAATCGATGTGTCTATGGCGCGCCCCCAGCGTATCGAGGGCGAGGCGCACCTGCCAAGCATGGACATAAGATGAAACTCAATGACCCTGACACTTGGAGTGTCCCGGTCGAAACCGTTGAAGTCGATGATCCCAACTGGGGACGAGTGCGGGTCAGTCGTTGGAGTGCATACCATTTCCGCAAATCCCCCAAACGGGCAATGGAAGTGTTGCGCGTGGAGGTGCTGGAGACACAGAGCAGCACGCGACGCTTGGCTCCTTTGTGGTTAGTTTGGCTGGGTGAGCAGATGCCTCCGTTAGAAACCCTGTGGTTGCACTACCTCCGTCGCTTTGCCATTGAACACTGGTATCGCTTTGCCAAGCAGAGGCTATATTGGACACATCCCCAGTTCAGTTCTGTATCGGCAACCGAACAGTGGAGCAGCCTGATGCCGTTGCTCAGTTGGCAGTTGTGGTTAGCGCGAAAGGACTGTACTGACCACCCCTTGCCCTGGCAGGCACCGCAAGAAACGTTGACTCCGGGTCGGGTCGCACAAGCGTTTGCAGGCATTTTGGCAGTGATTGGCACCCCTGCTCCTGCGCCTAAACCTCGTGGTAAATCGCCAGGACGAGGCAAGGGGCACAAGCCAACTCCTCGTCCCTGCTATCCGATGGTCAAAAAACGAGCCTCGAAACGCAAGACATCCGAACAATCCCTGAACAGTCCGGTTGCAACAGCAGCTTAA
- a CDS encoding aspartate kinase — protein MALIVQKYGGTSVGTVERIQAVAQRVMQTVQAGNSVAVVVSAMGKTTDGLVKLASEISSNPNRREMDMLLSTGEQVSIALLSMALQELGQPAISLTGAQVGIVTESIHSRARILRIETDRLERHLQKGEVVVVAGFQGITDSVDLEITTLGRGGSDTSAVALAAALRADACEIYTDVPGILTADPRLVPDAQLMDEITSDEMLELASLGAKVLHPRSVEIARNYGVMLVVRSSWTDDPGTRVMSPLPQPRSLDGLEIAHPVDAVEFDTDQAKVALLRVPDRPGIAARLFGEIASQALDVDLIIQSIHEGNSNDIAFTVTRNSLNRAEAVAAAIAPALRYDPSPTSGEAEVMVERDMAKVSISGAGMIGRPGVAAQMFETLATAGVNIEMISTSEVQVSCAIRAEDCDRALAALCSAFEVTSSPVNQAQKSLAYADAPPVRGAALDRNQAQLAIRHVPDRPGMAARLFRLLADHNISVDMIIQSQRCRLVNGMVTRDIAFTVAKGDVDAAKAALEAAAPDLGCGEIVVNQAIAKVSIVGMGMVGRPGIAARMFEALAQEQINIQMIATSEIKISCVVPEEDGIRALQAVHAAFGLAGTERVEVPA, from the coding sequence ATGGCGTTAATTGTTCAGAAATACGGCGGGACATCGGTCGGCACGGTTGAGCGGATTCAGGCAGTCGCCCAGCGCGTCATGCAGACTGTCCAAGCGGGGAACTCGGTCGCAGTAGTGGTGTCTGCAATGGGCAAAACCACCGACGGACTGGTCAAGCTGGCATCGGAAATCTCCAGCAACCCCAACCGCCGCGAAATGGACATGCTGCTATCCACAGGTGAACAAGTATCCATCGCCCTCCTGAGCATGGCGCTTCAGGAACTCGGCCAACCTGCCATCTCCCTCACAGGCGCACAGGTCGGCATCGTTACCGAGTCGATTCACTCCCGCGCCCGCATTTTGCGAATCGAAACCGATCGCCTAGAGCGGCATTTGCAAAAGGGCGAGGTCGTCGTCGTAGCGGGTTTTCAGGGCATCACTGATTCGGTAGATTTGGAAATCACCACGCTGGGGCGCGGCGGCTCCGACACTTCGGCCGTGGCCCTAGCGGCAGCGCTGCGGGCCGATGCCTGTGAAATTTATACCGACGTGCCAGGGATTTTGACTGCTGACCCACGGCTTGTACCCGATGCCCAGTTAATGGACGAAATCACCAGCGACGAAATGCTGGAACTGGCCAGCCTGGGCGCAAAGGTGCTGCATCCCCGCTCGGTGGAGATTGCTCGCAACTACGGCGTGATGCTGGTGGTGCGCTCTAGCTGGACGGATGATCCGGGTACTCGCGTGATGTCGCCTCTGCCCCAGCCGCGATCGCTCGATGGGTTAGAAATCGCCCATCCCGTTGATGCGGTCGAGTTTGACACGGATCAGGCCAAGGTCGCCCTCTTGCGCGTGCCCGATCGCCCCGGCATTGCTGCTCGTTTGTTTGGCGAAATCGCCTCCCAAGCGCTGGATGTAGACTTGATTATCCAGTCCATCCACGAGGGCAACAGCAACGACATTGCCTTCACCGTCACCCGCAACTCGCTAAATCGGGCAGAGGCCGTTGCAGCGGCGATCGCCCCGGCCCTGCGCTACGACCCATCGCCCACCTCCGGCGAAGCAGAAGTGATGGTGGAACGGGACATGGCCAAGGTCAGCATCTCTGGCGCAGGCATGATCGGTCGCCCCGGCGTGGCAGCACAGATGTTTGAAACGCTGGCGACGGCGGGTGTGAATATTGAAATGATTTCCACCTCCGAGGTGCAGGTGAGCTGCGCCATTCGTGCCGAAGACTGCGATCGCGCTCTGGCCGCCCTGTGCAGCGCCTTCGAGGTCACCTCTTCGCCCGTCAACCAGGCCCAAAAATCCCTCGCCTATGCCGATGCGCCGCCCGTGCGCGGGGCCGCCCTCGACCGCAACCAGGCCCAGCTTGCCATCCGCCATGTGCCCGATCGCCCCGGCATGGCCGCTCGTCTGTTTCGCCTGCTGGCCGATCACAACATCAGCGTAGATATGATCATTCAGTCCCAGCGCTGCCGCCTGGTCAACGGCATGGTGACGCGGGATATCGCCTTTACTGTGGCGAAGGGCGACGTAGATGCAGCCAAAGCGGCCCTAGAAGCAGCCGCCCCCGACTTGGGCTGTGGGGAGATAGTGGTGAATCAGGCGATCGCCAAAGTTAGCATCGTTGGTATGGGCATGGTCGGCCGCCCCGGCATCGCGGCTCGCATGTTTGAGGCACTGGCTCAGGAGCAGATCAACATCCAGATGATCGCCACATCGGAGATCAAGATTAGCTGCGTAGTGCCAGAAGAAGATGGCATCCGCGCTCTGCAAGCCGTTCACGCGGCCTTCGGACTGGCGGGTACAGAGCGCGTGGAAGTGCCTGCTTAG
- the cysW gene encoding sulfate ABC transporter permease subunit CysW — protein MRTDAELFNTPDASSGRRVAPRSQGAWVKWVLIGIAVLYLTLILFIPALNVFVQAFRNGLGPFFSNLVSQPFLNAVKLTLLIAAIALPINTIFGLCAAWAIARHQFPGRTLLLSIIDIPFAISPVVAGLMIVLLYGRNGWFGPWLQANDLRIIFAVPGMVLATMFVTMPFVAREVIPVLEEAGTDQEEAAKTLGASNWQTFWRVTLPNIRWGLLYGLILTNARAMGEFGAVSVVSGNIIGKTQTLPLYVEEAYKQYKTPEAYSAAVLLAFLAVITLVLKEIVERKTRIKDVEE, from the coding sequence ATGCGGACTGATGCGGAACTGTTTAACACGCCGGACGCTTCATCGGGCCGCAGGGTTGCCCCTCGCAGCCAGGGGGCGTGGGTGAAGTGGGTGCTGATCGGCATTGCGGTGCTGTATCTGACGCTGATTTTGTTTATTCCGGCGCTGAATGTGTTTGTGCAGGCGTTTCGCAATGGACTGGGGCCGTTCTTTTCCAACCTAGTGTCGCAGCCGTTTTTGAATGCGGTGAAGCTGACGCTGCTGATCGCGGCGATCGCCCTCCCCATCAACACAATTTTTGGACTTTGCGCGGCCTGGGCGATCGCCCGTCATCAGTTTCCCGGCCGCACGCTGCTGCTCAGCATCATCGACATTCCCTTTGCCATCTCGCCTGTGGTGGCGGGTCTGATGATTGTGCTGCTGTATGGGCGAAACGGCTGGTTTGGCCCGTGGCTGCAAGCCAACGATCTGCGGATTATCTTCGCCGTACCGGGGATGGTGCTGGCGACGATGTTTGTAACGATGCCGTTTGTGGCGCGGGAGGTGATTCCGGTGCTGGAGGAAGCGGGCACCGATCAGGAAGAGGCAGCGAAAACCCTGGGCGCAAGCAACTGGCAGACCTTTTGGCGGGTAACGCTGCCTAATATCCGCTGGGGCTTGCTGTATGGCTTGATCCTCACCAATGCGCGGGCGATGGGCGAGTTTGGCGCGGTGTCGGTGGTGTCGGGGAATATCATCGGCAAAACCCAAACCCTGCCGCTCTATGTGGAAGAGGCCTATAAGCAGTACAAAACGCCTGAAGCCTATTCCGCAGCCGTCTTGCTGGCGTTTTTGGCCGTGATCACGCTGGTGTTAAAGGAAATTGTGGAGCGCAAGACGCGCATTAAAGACGTTGAGGAGTAG
- a CDS encoding CobW family GTP-binding protein, giving the protein MQTVDTPQAIAHMDDTKQGLPVTIITGFLGSGKTTLLNHILTNQQGLKTAVLVNEFGEIGIDNELIVATDGDDSMVELSNGCICCTINNDLLEAVYKILERPEKVDYLVVETTGLADPLPVALTFLGTELRDLTRLDSIVTVVDAANYSLDLFNSDAAHNQIAYGDIILLNKCDLVDEADLDALEIKIRDVKEGARILRTTNSQVPLPLILSVGLFESSQYFKPENDEHSHASSHDHAHDHTHHHDHHDHAHSDHGHDHDHSACDHDHGHCVHDHDHDHHHHHSNHLEVDGFTSVSFQSDRPFAIKRFQHFLDNQMPANVFRAKGILWFDESPKRHIFHLSGKRFTLDDSEWKGTPKNQIVLIGQGLDRETLLEQIKACVCLPTVARGRGFGK; this is encoded by the coding sequence ATGCAAACTGTTGACACGCCGCAAGCGATCGCCCACATGGACGACACCAAGCAGGGTCTTCCAGTCACTATCATCACGGGCTTTTTGGGTAGCGGCAAAACCACCCTCCTGAACCACATTCTGACCAATCAGCAGGGGCTAAAAACCGCCGTGCTGGTCAACGAATTTGGCGAAATTGGCATCGACAACGAGCTGATTGTTGCCACCGACGGTGACGACAGCATGGTGGAACTGAGCAACGGCTGCATCTGCTGCACGATTAACAACGACCTGCTAGAAGCCGTTTATAAAATCCTGGAACGCCCCGAAAAAGTAGACTATCTAGTCGTGGAAACCACTGGACTGGCTGACCCGCTGCCCGTCGCCCTCACCTTTTTGGGAACAGAACTGCGCGACCTGACCCGCCTCGACTCGATTGTGACCGTGGTAGACGCGGCCAACTACAGCCTGGATCTGTTCAACAGCGATGCCGCCCATAACCAAATTGCCTACGGCGATATCATCTTGCTCAACAAATGTGATCTAGTGGACGAAGCCGATTTGGACGCACTAGAGATTAAAATTCGTGATGTCAAGGAAGGCGCACGGATTCTCCGGACGACCAATTCGCAGGTGCCGCTGCCGCTGATCCTTAGCGTGGGCCTGTTCGAGTCGTCCCAATATTTCAAGCCGGAGAATGACGAGCATTCCCACGCCTCCAGTCATGATCACGCGCATGACCACACGCATCATCACGATCATCATGATCACGCGCATTCCGATCACGGGCATGATCACGACCATTCCGCTTGCGACCATGATCACGGCCACTGTGTCCACGATCATGATCATGACCATCATCACCACCATTCCAATCATCTGGAGGTTGATGGATTTACCTCGGTGTCTTTCCAGAGCGATCGCCCTTTCGCCATCAAGCGGTTCCAACATTTCCTCGACAACCAAATGCCCGCCAACGTCTTCCGCGCCAAGGGCATCCTCTGGTTTGACGAAAGCCCCAAGCGCCATATCTTCCACCTCAGCGGCAAGCGCTTTACCCTCGACGACAGCGAGTGGAAAGGCACACCCAAAAACCAGATCGTGCTGATTGGGCAAGGTCTGGATCGCGAAACGCTGCTAGAGCAGATCAAAGCCTGTGTCTGCCTGCCGACGGTTGCTCGCGGCCGCGGCTTTGGCAAGTAA
- the hpsJ-B gene encoding hormogonium polysaccharide biosynthesis protein HpsJ, with protein MTSIKPAGRITAPLASRILKTVGIIITLSALIDFFILPIPYRLLDRQWQLAFTTQFVDRGIVPLVGLALLFAGYWIDHATGAIEERRSGRNRDLRFWALLLASLLGLIYVLLFPLHLNNLRLNNAAAQEQINQEAEQAEGRLDQSLATALQQQRAQIAQLLNASDEQINQAVQANQINQEQANQIREFKQNPERLEPFLQERVQELRSRGQTEIRTRKEDAQATARTESIKSGLRIGLGSLVLAVGYIIIGWTGLKSLD; from the coding sequence ATGACATCGATTAAACCTGCTGGCCGCATTACTGCTCCACTGGCTTCCCGCATTCTGAAAACAGTCGGAATCATCATCACGCTCTCTGCGCTGATTGACTTCTTTATTCTGCCGATTCCCTATCGACTGCTCGATCGCCAATGGCAGCTTGCCTTTACGACCCAGTTTGTCGATCGGGGCATCGTGCCGTTGGTGGGGCTGGCGCTGCTGTTTGCAGGGTACTGGATTGACCATGCCACCGGGGCGATCGAGGAGCGACGATCAGGGCGGAATCGGGATCTGCGATTTTGGGCGCTGCTGTTGGCCAGCCTGCTGGGGCTGATCTATGTGCTGCTGTTCCCGCTGCATCTCAACAATCTGCGGCTCAACAATGCAGCCGCCCAAGAGCAGATCAACCAGGAAGCCGAGCAGGCCGAAGGACGACTCGATCAAAGTCTGGCGACGGCATTACAGCAGCAGCGGGCCCAGATTGCTCAACTGCTCAATGCTAGCGACGAGCAAATCAATCAGGCGGTGCAGGCAAACCAGATCAACCAGGAGCAGGCAAATCAAATTCGGGAGTTTAAGCAAAATCCAGAGCGGCTGGAGCCGTTTTTGCAGGAGCGGGTGCAGGAACTCCGCTCGCGGGGACAGACTGAAATCCGCACTCGCAAGGAAGATGCCCAGGCGACGGCTCGCACCGAATCCATCAAGTCGGGTCTGCGAATTGGGCTGGGTAGTTTGGTGCTGGCAGTAGGCTACATCATTATTGGCTGGACAGGGCTAAAATCGCTGGATTAG
- a CDS encoding sulfate ABC transporter substrate-binding protein, which yields MVANFKLRSPKKLLALAATGLSLSMAIAACTPSSTDTASSPAAGESTPAAAAPAKVEITLVSYAVTQAAYENIIPQFVAKWKAEKGQDLVINQSYAGSGTQARAVIDGLEADVVALALALDIQKIEEAGLINEGWEKELPNDSIVHKSVAVLVTREGNPKNIQDWSDLAKDGIQIVTANPKTSGGARWNFLGAWGSVTQNGGTDEQALELTTKLFQNTPILAKDARESTDIFFNQGQGDVLINYENEVLLAKIKGEELPYVVPTTNISIDNPVTVVDAIVDKRGTREVAEAFTQFLFTPEAQEEFAKVGFRPSDPAVAEKFADQFGKVDNLFTVADFGGWDDIQAKFFADGAVFDQIQAKLGK from the coding sequence ATGGTTGCAAACTTTAAACTGCGATCGCCCAAGAAACTTCTGGCCCTAGCCGCAACAGGACTTAGCCTCAGCATGGCGATCGCCGCTTGCACCCCCAGCAGCACAGACACCGCCAGCAGCCCCGCCGCAGGGGAAAGCACCCCCGCCGCCGCCGCCCCTGCAAAAGTTGAGATCACGCTGGTCAGCTACGCCGTTACCCAGGCTGCCTACGAAAACATCATTCCTCAATTCGTCGCCAAATGGAAAGCGGAAAAGGGGCAAGATCTCGTAATTAACCAAAGCTATGCTGGCTCTGGAACCCAAGCTCGCGCCGTGATTGACGGTCTGGAAGCAGACGTGGTTGCCCTCGCTCTCGCCCTCGACATCCAGAAAATTGAAGAAGCTGGTCTGATCAACGAAGGCTGGGAAAAAGAGCTGCCCAATGACTCTATTGTTCACAAATCGGTCGCAGTGCTAGTGACTCGTGAAGGCAACCCCAAAAACATCCAGGACTGGAGCGACTTGGCCAAAGACGGCATTCAAATTGTGACTGCCAACCCCAAAACTTCTGGCGGTGCCCGCTGGAATTTCCTCGGCGCGTGGGGTTCCGTAACGCAGAACGGCGGTACGGATGAGCAAGCGCTGGAGTTGACCACCAAGCTCTTCCAAAACACGCCGATTTTGGCGAAGGATGCTCGCGAATCGACCGACATCTTCTTCAACCAAGGCCAGGGTGATGTGCTGATTAACTACGAAAACGAAGTGCTGCTGGCCAAGATTAAGGGAGAAGAACTGCCTTACGTAGTGCCTACAACCAACATTTCGATTGACAATCCCGTTACCGTTGTAGACGCCATTGTCGATAAGCGCGGCACGCGGGAAGTGGCAGAAGCCTTTACGCAGTTCTTGTTTACGCCTGAGGCGCAGGAAGAGTTTGCCAAGGTCGGGTTCCGTCCATCTGATCCAGCAGTTGCAGAGAAGTTTGCTGACCAGTTTGGCAAAGTCGATAATCTATTTACCGTAGCTGATTTTGGCGGCTGGGACGATATTCAGGCCAAGTTCTTCGCGGATGGAGCAGTGTTTGACCAGATTCAGGCCAAGCTGGGCAAATAG
- the cysT gene encoding sulfate ABC transporter permease subunit CysT has protein sequence MTASPTNPRPVKGDRSFWYRLTHLSWPWRVTWVYLSFMLFLPVTAMLLSASTVGPAEFWRIATTDIALSTYSVTFGTSLAAALLNGVFGTLIAWVFVRYEFPGKRMIDAAVDLPFALPTSVAGLTLATVYSNNGWIGSFFEPFGIKIAFTRLGVFVAMVFISLPFVVRTLQPVLQEMEKEVEEAAWCLGASSWQTFWRVLLPPLIPAILTGVALGFSRAVGEYGSTVIVAGNVPFQDLIAPVLVFQRLEQYDYAGATVIGTVLLLISLLMLLVINLLQAWGRRYAD, from the coding sequence ATGACTGCCTCTCCTACAAATCCTAGACCCGTTAAGGGCGATCGCTCTTTTTGGTATCGCCTCACCCATTTGTCCTGGCCCTGGCGCGTCACGTGGGTTTATCTATCATTCATGCTGTTTTTGCCCGTGACTGCCATGCTGCTCAGCGCCAGCACGGTCGGCCCGGCAGAGTTTTGGCGCATTGCTACCACTGATATCGCCCTTTCCACCTACAGCGTCACCTTTGGCACGTCCCTGGCCGCCGCCCTGCTCAACGGCGTCTTTGGCACGCTTATTGCCTGGGTGTTTGTGCGCTATGAATTTCCCGGTAAGCGAATGATTGATGCGGCAGTGGACTTGCCTTTTGCCCTGCCGACCTCAGTGGCAGGTCTGACGCTGGCCACGGTCTATAGCAATAACGGCTGGATCGGCTCCTTCTTTGAACCCTTCGGCATCAAAATTGCCTTTACACGTCTGGGCGTGTTTGTGGCGATGGTGTTCATCTCGCTGCCGTTTGTGGTGCGGACGCTCCAGCCTGTGCTGCAAGAAATGGAAAAGGAAGTAGAAGAGGCGGCCTGGTGTTTGGGCGCGTCGTCCTGGCAGACCTTCTGGCGGGTGCTGCTGCCGCCGCTAATTCCAGCGATTTTGACCGGGGTGGCGCTGGGGTTTTCGCGGGCAGTAGGCGAATACGGCTCGACGGTGATTGTGGCGGGCAACGTGCCATTTCAGGACTTGATTGCGCCCGTGCTGGTGTTTCAGCGGCTAGAACAGTATGACTATGCCGGAGCAACGGTGATTGGCACGGTGCTGCTGCTGATTTCACTGCTGATGCTACTGGTGATCAATTTGCTGCAAGCCTGGGGGAGGCGCTATGCGGACTGA
- a CDS encoding AI-2E family transporter gives MQTLWSQLNNAKLLRYLLLLLLGWAIAQVLAYFSSVIVIFTFAAILAFLLSYPMRWLQRWLPRPAAAVAVFLLSLLLLAGFVFTIGSAMLSQGQALLAQAPGIAAVLLNSLEQVEEFLQRFNLQADFSALENLLQSQTIEAAKTSLIGLQVLLQRLLDLLLIGIVSFFMLLDGDRLWRWIVCRFPASLQPRLTDAVQQNLLGFFWGRFLLSLFFALSCLVIFLLVNAPYALLLAAIAGFFDLIPGIGATLGISLICLILLPQGIWLSLLILVCCVLLQQVEENVLMPKIMQGSINMNPVVMFLALLVGVRVAGLLGLFLAIPVAGVLISLFDVEALRAKH, from the coding sequence ATGCAGACGCTGTGGTCGCAGTTGAACAATGCTAAGCTGCTGCGCTATTTGCTGCTGCTGTTGCTGGGTTGGGCGATCGCCCAGGTGCTTGCCTATTTTTCCTCGGTAATTGTCATCTTCACCTTTGCGGCAATCCTGGCATTTTTGCTTAGCTATCCCATGCGGTGGCTCCAGCGCTGGCTGCCTCGTCCAGCGGCAGCGGTGGCCGTGTTTTTGCTGAGTCTCTTGCTGCTGGCGGGGTTTGTGTTTACGATTGGCTCGGCCATGCTGTCGCAGGGGCAGGCGCTTCTGGCTCAGGCTCCCGGCATTGCGGCAGTGCTGCTGAACTCGTTGGAGCAGGTGGAAGAGTTTTTGCAGCGGTTCAATCTCCAGGCAGATTTTTCAGCCCTGGAGAATTTGCTGCAATCCCAAACAATCGAGGCAGCGAAAACGTCCCTCATTGGGCTGCAAGTGCTGCTGCAACGATTGCTGGATTTGTTGCTGATTGGCATTGTCAGCTTTTTTATGCTGCTGGATGGCGATCGCCTCTGGCGCTGGATTGTGTGTCGGTTTCCGGCCTCGCTCCAGCCCCGCCTGACGGATGCCGTGCAGCAAAACCTGCTGGGCTTTTTTTGGGGACGGTTTTTGCTGTCGCTGTTTTTTGCGCTGTCGTGTCTGGTGATTTTTCTGCTAGTGAATGCGCCCTATGCGCTGCTGCTGGCGGCGATCGCCGGCTTTTTTGACCTGATCCCCGGCATCGGCGCAACCCTGGGCATTAGCCTCATCTGCCTCATCCTTTTGCCCCAAGGCATCTGGCTCAGCCTGCTGATCCTAGTCTGCTGCGTGCTGCTGCAACAGGTGGAGGAAAATGTGCTGATGCCCAAAATCATGCAGGGGTCGATCAATATGAACCCGGTGGTGATGTTTCTGGCACTGCTGGTGGGGGTGCGAGTGGCGGGGCTGTTGGGGCTATTTCTGGCGATTCCGGTGGCGGGCGTGCTGATCAGCCTGTTCGACGTGGAGGCTCTGCGGGCCAAGCACTAG
- the pgl gene encoding 6-phosphogluconolactonase yields the protein MTRQVEVLPDVAGIVNRALALILERAEAAIAQRGTFSIALSGGSTPKPLYEAIAQQPLPWDKIQVFWGDERYVPPDHPDSNEGMARRAWLDHVPIPAANIHPMDTTPADPTVAADLYEQHLQQVFQLAPGDFPSLDVVLLGIGDDGHTASLFPHTKALTVGDRLITVGNKDDQPRITFTAPLINHARCVIFLVAGANKRPALTQIFAPEGDADTYPARLIQPAGELWWLLDQAASIPVP from the coding sequence ATGACTCGACAGGTTGAAGTATTGCCGGATGTGGCAGGCATTGTGAATCGGGCGCTGGCGCTAATTTTGGAGCGGGCCGAAGCGGCGATCGCCCAGCGGGGAACCTTCTCGATTGCGCTGTCGGGAGGCAGCACGCCCAAGCCGCTATACGAGGCGATCGCCCAGCAGCCCCTTCCCTGGGACAAAATCCAGGTCTTTTGGGGTGACGAGCGCTACGTCCCGCCCGATCATCCCGACAGCAACGAAGGCATGGCCCGCCGCGCGTGGCTCGACCATGTGCCTATTCCCGCTGCCAATATCCATCCAATGGACACGACCCCTGCCGACCCGACAGTTGCGGCTGATTTGTATGAGCAGCATTTGCAGCAGGTCTTTCAGCTTGCACCTGGGGACTTTCCATCGCTGGACGTGGTGCTGCTGGGCATTGGCGACGATGGGCACACCGCCTCCCTATTTCCCCACACGAAGGCGCTGACCGTGGGCGATCGCCTGATCACCGTCGGCAACAAAGACGACCAGCCCCGCATCACCTTCACCGCGCCGCTGATCAACCACGCTCGCTGCGTCATCTTCCTCGTCGCCGGAGCCAACAAGCGCCCCGCCCTGACCCAAATCTTCGCCCCCGAAGGCGATGCAGACACCTACCCCGCCCGCCTGATTCAGCCCGCAGGCGAACTCTGGTGGCTCCTCGACCAAGCTGCCAGCATTCCCGTTCCCTAA